A stretch of the Esox lucius isolate fEsoLuc1 chromosome 2, fEsoLuc1.pri, whole genome shotgun sequence genome encodes the following:
- the apip gene encoding methylthioribulose-1-phosphate dehydratase, whose product MVKGKELSEDLRNLIVSKHGLKQGYKSIARDVGIAVSTVRNIIRKHAIYGIVVNLPGRGRKKNLLRAVEKEKTCKKELIEMADEENTISKKLVGMADKEKTLKKKLVRNVAKEKTLKNELVENVCKEKTHKKGIVRKVNKSSFMVSSQEKMASISDIIQKDEDSGSEKTESQDKEHPRVLIPELCRLFYKLGWVTGTGGGISLRHGDQIYIAPSGVQKERLQPEDMFVCDVEERDICVPPAWKNLKKSQCTPLFMNAYTMRAAQAVIHTHSKAAVMATLFYPGKEFRITHQEMIKGIRKCTSGTNYRYDETLVVPIIENTPEEQDLKERMALAMEQYPESCAVLVRRHGVYVWGESWEKAKTMCECYDYLFDIAVKMKQCGLDPSAQPVEENLYYYVQQA is encoded by the exons ATGGTGAAGGGAAAAGAACTGTCTGAGGATCTAAGAAATTTGATTGTATCCAAACATGGACTTAAGCAAGGGTACAAATCCATCGCCCGTGATGTTGGAATTGCTGTCTCCACAGTTCGTAATATTATCAGGAAACATGCTATATATGGAATTGTAGTCAACCTCCCTGGACGTGGTCGCAAGAAGAATTTGCTTCGAGCAGTTGAAAAAGAGAAAACTTGCAAGAAGGAACTGATTGAAATGGCTGATGAAGAAAATACTATCTCAAAGAAACTGGTTGGAATGGCTGACAAAGAAAAAACTCTCAAGAAGAAACTAGTCAGAAATGTTGCTAAAGAAAAAACTCTGAAGAACGaactggttgaaaatgtttgtaaagaaaaaacacacaagaaGGGAATAGTTAGAAAGGTTAACAAGTCATCGTTTATGGTGTCTAGCCAAGAGAAAATGGCGTCTATATCTGACATAATCCAAAAGGACGAGGACTCTGGTTCAGAGAAAACTGAGTCTCAG GACAAGGAACATCCCCGGGTTCTCATCCCAGAACTGTGCCGGCTCTTCTACAAACTTGGTTGGGTTACTGGGACAGGCGGAGGGATAAGTTTACGTCATGG AGACCAGATTTACATTGCCCCGTCTGGAGTCCAGAAGGAGAGACTACAG CCGGaggacatgtttgtgtgtgatgtagAGGAGAGGGACATCTGTGTCCCACCAGCATGGAAGAATCTGAAGAAGAGCCAGTGCACCCCCCTGTTTATGAATGCCTACACCATGAGAG CGGCACAGGCAGTCATACACACCCACTCCAAAGCTGCTGTCATGGCAACACTGTTTTATCCTGGCAAGGAGTTTCGGATAACTCACCAGGAGATGATCAAGGGAATTCGCAAGTGCACATCCGGCACCAACTACAG ATATGACGAAACACTGGTGGTGCCCATCATTGAGAACACCCCAGAGGAGCAAGACCTGAAGGAGCGCATGGCGCTGGCCATGGAGCAGTACCCAGAATCCTGTGCGGTCCTCGTCCGGCGCCATGGGGTCTACGTGTGGGGGGAGTCCTGGGAGAAAGCCAAGACCAT GTGTGAATGTTACGACTACCTTTTCGACATCGCTGTCAAAATGAAGCAGTGTGGACTGGATCCTTCGGCTCAGCCCGTCGAAGAGAACCTGTACTATTATGTCCAACAAGCCTAA
- the LOC105025305 gene encoding uncharacterized protein LOC105025305, whose product MWTLLLGLILGLLAPVHSHPVPVFKSDPSLTAGPLDATNATSSSNENAPGFGHLETTSWIISDLEAWSSTSDPEGSTDEMEGSTEQASTGAGNPSQTPISELEEEGLISLSPLPRFSPTGPSQTQGLSHVASSTLTSMAGLQRARAAKMDTERPTTEQPFTSTGSSASATTVWTHTDMDESGSGVVHTTGTTVTDSTDQILGSPVNEEPIERKDGKHTKVSADILEVPHQAPDLKPTPSARSDAFTAGWWIIPVFVLGIVIMFSICIVIVISKSWTRKAQTEKNEMAKATSGDEHEKKRFLSNGRPKENSCIGQYSIIPLKEIPEKEPLD is encoded by the exons ATGTGGACCCTACTGCTCGGACTCATTCTGGGACTTTTGGCACCTGTACACTCTCACCCAGTCCCTG TTTTCAAGTCCGACCCAAGTCTTACTGCGGGTCCCCTAGATGCAACCAATGCGACATCCAGCAGTAATGAAAACGCACCAGGCTTTGGTCATCTAGAGACCACTAGCTGGATAATATCTGACCTGGAAGCCTGGTCGTCAACCTCTGACCCTGAGGGCAGCACAGATGAGATGGAGGGCAGCACTGAGCAGGCCAGTACTGGGGCGGGCAACCCAAGCCAAACTCCCATCTCAGAGTTGGAAGAAGAAGGCCTGATCTCCCTTAGTCCTCTTCCACGTTTCAGTCCCACTGGCCCAAGCCAAACCCAAGGGCTCAGCCACGTGGCAAGTTCTACCCTAACCAGCATGGCAGGGTTGCAGAGAGCCCGGGCAGCAAAGATGGACACAGAGCGTCCAACCACAGAACAGCCCTTCACCTCAACCGGCAGCTCTGCCTCAGCCACAACTGTCTGGACTCACACTGACATGGACGAGTCAGGGTCAGGAGTCGTGCACACGACTGGTACCACGGTTACAGATTCCACTGACCAGATACTCGGTTCCCCTGTCAACGAGGAACCCATTGAAAGAAAAGatggaaaacatacaaaagTGTCAGCCGACATCCTTGAAG TTCCACATCAAGCACCTGATCTAAAACCAACCCCATCAGCACGAAGTGATGCATTTACAGCAG GTTGGTGGATCATCCCTGTTTTTGTCCTTGGCATCGTCATCATGTTTTCAATCTGTATTGTTATAGTTATCAGTAAAAG TTGGACTCGAAAGGCCCAGACTGAGAAAAATGAAATGGCCAAAGCCACATCAGGAGATGAGCATGAAAAGAAGAGGTTTCTGTCCAACGGGAGGCCCAAGGAGAACAGCTGCATAGGACAATACAGCATAATCCCCCTGAAGGAAATCCCAGAGAAAGAACCATTGGACTGA